In Gossypium arboreum isolate Shixiya-1 chromosome 5, ASM2569848v2, whole genome shotgun sequence, a single genomic region encodes these proteins:
- the LOC108453053 gene encoding rust resistance kinase Lr10-like, whose protein sequence is MVIILFHFFLLYTAAAVGLSPPPTYPNGCQPTRCKRGAPSVRFPFQLKGRQHENCGSPGFNLSCNNKNQTVLELPKSVKLLVKRIDYVKQMIQVYAEDGCVQNQLPNLTMSLSPFNLLSDSYYYSELGNFTLFECSDEDQSDYSNYNSISCLSSKPGFYVKYTDSDYASTDLLHCRKTIDLKEVPYALLSSGWTGSNNFYFNWSRPSCGYCEARHQGCRRNDTNPSGFECFVIPIKHMGTRTKLMISGISIGSFFLALGLSVVLYVHHLHKKEKDAQRKIEQFLEDYKALKPSRYSYADIKRITFDFKEKLGQGGYGTVFKGTLSNDVSVAVKLLNNFKGNGEEFINEVSSMGRIHHVNVTRLVGFCADGYNRALVYEYLPNESLEKFIFGDKGENHFLGWEKLHEIALGIAKGIEYLHQGCEQRILHFDIKPHNILLDQHFNPKISDFGLAKLCSKEQSAVSMTAARGTMGYIAPEVLSRNFGNVSYKSDVYSFGMMLLEMVGGRRNIDVKVEHMSQVYFPEWVYNRLDKGEALGMSIENEEHDKIAKKLTIVGLWCIQWYPVDRPSMKSVVQMLEGEVEHLTVPPNPFASKDEMRAKLPINRELPTISE, encoded by the exons ATGGTGATTATTCTCTTCCACTTCTTCTTGCTATACACTGCTGCAGCAGTTGGTCTTTCTCCGCCCCCAACATATCCAAATGGTTGCCAGCCGACGAGGTGCAAACGCGGCGCCCCCTCCGTGCGGTTCCCCTTCCAATTGAAAGGCCGGCAACATGAAAACTGTGGCTCACCAGGGTTTAACCTGTCCTGCAACAACAAGAACCAGACGGTGCTGGAGCTGCCCAAATCGGTGAAGTTGTTGGTGAAGCGTATAGATTATGTAAAGCAAATGATTCAAGTGTATGCTGAAGATGGTTGCGTCCAAAATCAGCTCCCAAATCTCACAATGTCTTTGTCTCCTTTCAATCTCTTATCGGACAGTTATTATTACAGCGAACTGGGAAACTTTACTTTGTTCGAATGTTCCGATGAGGACCAATCCGACTACAGTAATTATAACAGCATCAGTTGCTTAAGTAGTAAGCCTGGGTTTTACGTTAAATACACGGATTCTGATTATGCAAGCACCGATCTGTTACATTGCCGGAAGACTATAGATCTCAAAGAAGTTCCCTACGCGCTGTTATCATCAGGTTGGACTGGGAGCAACAATTTTTACTTTAATTGGAGCAGACCGTCGTGCGGTTACTGCGAAGCACGCCACCAAGGATGTCGACGCAATGATACCAATCCCTCCGGCTTCGAATGCTTTGTCATCCCTATCAAACATATGG GTACAAGAACGAAGCTGATGATTTCAG GTATAAGCATCGGTTCCTTTTTTCTTGCACTCGGCCTTTCTGTTGTTCTATATGTGCACCATTTGCATAAAAAAGAGAAGGACGCTCAGCGCAAAATCGAACAGTTTTTGGAAGATTACAAAGCTCTCAAGCCCTCTCGATATTCCTATGCTGATATCAAGAGGATCACCTTTGATTTCAAGGAAAAGCTGGGACAAGGTGGCTATGGAACTGTTTTCAAAGGTACACTTTCCAACGATGTTTCCGTTGCCGTCAAGCTTCTTAACAATTTCAAAGGAAATGGGGAAGAGTTCATCAACGAAGTCAGCTCCATGGGTCGAATCCACCATGTCAATGTCACTCGTCTCGTCGGCTTTTGCGCCGACGGGTATAATCGAGCCTTGGTTTACGAGTACCTACCCAATGAGTCATTAGAGAAGTTCATATTCGGAGACAAAGGTGAGAATCATTTCCTGGGCTGGGAAAAGCTTCACGAAATTGCTCTAGGCATTGCCAAAGGCATTGAGTACTTGCACCAAGGTTGTGAGCAAAGAATCCTCCATTTCGACATCAAACCTCACAATATCTTGTTGGACCAGCACTTCAATCCGAAAATCTCCGATTTCGGGTTAGCCAAGCTCTGTTCTAAAGAGCAGAGTGCGGTATCAATGACAGCAGCAAGGGGAACCATGGGCTACATTGCACCTGAAGTGCTGTCTAGGAACTTTGGGAACGTATCCTACAAATCAGATGTTTATAGTTTTGGAATGATGCTGCTGGAAATGGTGGGAGGACGCAGAAATATCGATGTCAAAGTGGAACATATGAGCCAAGTCTACTTCCCAGAATGGGTTTACAATCGTTTGGACAAAGGTGAAGCGTTGGGAATGAGCATTGAGAATGAAGAACATGATAAGATAGCAAAGAAGCTTACAATTGTTGGACTTTGGTGCATCCAATGGTATCCGGTGGATCGTCCATCGATGAAATCGGTGGTTCAAATGTTGGAAGGAGAGGTTGAGCATCTCACGGTACCGCCAAATCCTTTTGCCTCTAAAGATGAAATGAGGGCTAAACTGCCCATTAACAGAGAGCTTCCCACTATTTCTGAATAA
- the LOC108451341 gene encoding rust resistance kinase Lr10-like, translating into MVMCAGARTKLMISGISIGSFFLALSLSVVLYMHHLHKKEKDAQRKIEQFLEDYKALKPSRYSYADIKRITFDFKEKLGQGGYGTVFKGTLSNDVSVAVKLLNNFKGNGEEFINEVSSMGRIHHVNVTRLVGFCADGYNRALVYENLPNESLEKFIFGDKGENHFLGWEKLHEIALGIAKGIEYLHQGCEQRILHFDIKPHNILLDQHFNPKISDFGLAKLCSKEQSAVSMTAARGTMGYIAPEVLSRNFGNVSYKSDVYSFGMMLLEMVGGRKNIDVKVEHMSQVYFPEWVYNRLDKGEALGMSIENEEHDKIAKKLTIVGLWSIQWYPVDRPSMKSVVQMLEGEVEHLTVPPNPFASKDEMRAKLPINRELQNISE; encoded by the exons ATGGTGATGTGTGCAGGTGCAAGAACGAAGCTGATGATTTCAG GTATAAGTATCGGTTCCTTTTTTCTTGCACTCAGCCTTTCTGTTGTTCTATATATGCACCATTTGCATAAAAAAGAGAAAGACGCTCAGCGCAAAATCGAACAGTTTTTGGAAGATTACAAAGCTCTCAAGCCCTCTCGATATTCCTATGCTGATATCAAGAGGATCACCTTTGATTTCAAGGAAAAGCTGGGACAAGGTGGCTATGGAACTGTTTTCAAAGGTACACTTTCCAACGATGTTTCCGTTGCCGTTAAGCTTCTTAACAATTTCAAAGGAAATGGGGAAGAGTTCATCAACGAAGTCAGCTCCATGGGTCGAATCCACCATGTCAATGTCACTCGTCTCGTCGGCTTTTGCGCCGACGGGTATAATCGAGCCTTGGTTTACGAGAACTTACCCAATGAGTCATTAGAGAAGTTCATATTCGGAGACAAAGGTGAGAATCATTTCCTGGGCTGGGAAAAGCTTCACGAAATTGCTCTAGGCATTGCCAAAGGCATTGAGTACTTGCACCAAGGCTGTGAGCAAAGAATCCTCCATTTCGACATCAAACCTCACAATATCTTGTTGGACCAGCACTTCAATCCGAAAATCTCCGATTTCGGGTTAGCCAAGCTATGTTCTAAAGAGCAGAGTGCGGTATCAATGACAGCAGCAAGGGGAACCATGGGCTACATTGCACCTGAAGTGCTGTCTAGGAACTTTGGGAACGTATCCTACAAATCAGATGTTTATAGTTTTGGAATGATGCTGCTGGAAATGGTGGGAGGACGCAAAAATATCGATGTCAAAGTGGAACATATGAGCCAAGTCTACTTCCCAGAATGGGTTTATAATCGTTTGGACAAAGGTGAAGCGTTGGGAATGAGCATTGAGAACGAAGAGCATGATAAGATAGCAAAGAAGCTTACAATTGTTGGACTTTGGAGCATCCAATGGTATCCGGTGGATCGTCCATCAATGAAATCGGTGGTTCAAATGTTGGAAGGAGAGGTTGAGCATCTCACAGTACCGCCAAATCCTTTTGCCTCTAAAGATGAAATGAGGGCTAAACTGCCCATAAACAGAGAGCTTCAAAATATTTCTGAATAA